The following coding sequences are from one Mycolicibacterium aichiense window:
- a CDS encoding helix-turn-helix domain-containing protein: MEDNVFNDLPLLLAVPHAAKLLGISRAAAYRLVASGELPVRRLGGRIYLVTAGLRDVVA; the protein is encoded by the coding sequence TTGGAAGATAACGTGTTCAACGATCTACCCCTGCTGCTCGCGGTACCGCACGCGGCGAAGCTTCTGGGGATCAGTCGAGCTGCGGCCTATCGGCTCGTCGCTTCCGGCGAGCTGCCGGTTCGTCGGCTCGGCGGGCGCATCTACTTGGTGACGGCGGGTCTACGGGACGTGGTGGCTTGA
- a CDS encoding ribonuclease Z — MRELVVLGTASQVPTRYRNHNGYLLRWDDEGILFDPGEGTQRQMMLAGVSVSAVNRLCLTHFHGDHCLGVPGIIQRASLDQVNHPLVAHFPASGGEYFERLRHASVFYDRVEVREEPVSVAGVVATGPFGVLEAAALEHSTDVFGYRLVEPDGRRFIPELLSHFGISGPAVSELERAGTLRVGDRVVAVADVSEPRPGQRFAFVMDTRLCDGVYALADGADMLVIEATFLTEDEDLAHWYGHLTARQAAAVASECGVRTLVLTHFSQRYVDAAARYAEEAAGVFSGELVVAEDLMRVPVPARR, encoded by the coding sequence ATGCGTGAGTTGGTTGTGCTCGGCACCGCCAGTCAGGTGCCGACCCGCTACCGCAACCACAACGGCTACCTACTGCGCTGGGACGACGAGGGCATCCTCTTCGATCCCGGCGAGGGCACCCAGCGGCAGATGATGCTGGCCGGGGTGTCGGTTAGTGCGGTGAACCGGTTGTGCCTCACGCATTTTCACGGCGATCACTGTCTCGGGGTGCCCGGCATCATCCAGCGGGCGTCACTCGATCAGGTGAATCACCCTCTGGTTGCGCACTTCCCGGCCTCGGGTGGCGAGTACTTCGAGCGGTTGCGGCACGCCTCGGTGTTCTACGACCGCGTGGAGGTGCGGGAGGAGCCGGTTTCGGTTGCGGGTGTGGTTGCGACCGGCCCGTTCGGTGTACTCGAAGCTGCTGCGTTGGAGCACTCGACCGACGTGTTCGGATACCGGCTGGTTGAACCGGACGGTCGGCGCTTCATCCCGGAGTTGTTGTCCCACTTCGGGATCAGCGGACCGGCCGTGAGTGAACTGGAACGCGCCGGAACGCTGCGGGTGGGCGACCGGGTGGTAGCTGTGGCCGACGTCAGCGAGCCGCGGCCCGGACAGCGGTTCGCGTTCGTGATGGACACCCGGCTCTGCGACGGGGTGTACGCGCTCGCCGACGGCGCCGACATGTTGGTGATCGAAGCGACGTTCCTGACCGAGGACGAGGATCTGGCGCACTGGTACGGGCACCTGACGGCGCGCCAGGCGGCCGCAGTGGCGTCGGAGTGCGGGGTGCGCACACTGGTGCTGACGCACTTCTCACAGCGCTACGTAGACGCCGCTGCGCGGTATGCCGAGGAGGCCGCTGGGGTGTTCTCCGGCGAGCTAGTGGTGGCCGAGGATCTGATGCGGGTGCCGGTGCCTGCGCGCCGCTAG
- a CDS encoding protein kinase domain-containing protein, producing MSNWAPALVGLELGGYQIGPYLSKGGFGMVFEATNLATSAPCAIKVLDPNHNAQDAAEFDGEGDLLAKLARRSHVINLLDSGSENVEVDLRGIKVPLALKYHVMALASGSVDELIANPVTFAALPWVDRLHHWRGAIMGVHQMHLSKVAHRDLKLSNCLLMLGKGGKTEVRIADLGRSKDFSLPPSLPPGDYYFGRGDNQFAPPEYLWCQGGFTEQDFRCADLYGVGSLLVELATGHGMTAIAIGSWQAAQMQGVQDHRINFRRDLSALRPKYHRAIEHVALQIPTQIRREAVQLIRQLCDPVPSERLPKIMGKPPKDPDDGLHWLLRRADILIGNLTVDRRRWKYSRKARNMNAS from the coding sequence GTGAGTAACTGGGCGCCCGCGCTCGTCGGTCTAGAGCTCGGCGGATATCAAATCGGGCCGTACCTAAGCAAGGGCGGTTTCGGAATGGTATTCGAAGCAACAAATCTGGCAACGAGTGCCCCTTGTGCCATCAAAGTCCTTGACCCGAACCATAACGCGCAAGATGCCGCCGAGTTCGACGGAGAGGGCGACCTTCTAGCGAAACTGGCAAGGCGCTCACATGTGATAAACCTGTTGGACTCCGGCAGCGAAAACGTCGAGGTCGACCTCCGTGGCATAAAAGTGCCGTTAGCCCTGAAATATCACGTGATGGCTCTAGCGTCTGGCTCGGTGGATGAACTGATCGCCAATCCGGTCACCTTCGCCGCCCTGCCCTGGGTGGATCGGCTGCATCACTGGCGAGGCGCAATCATGGGTGTTCACCAGATGCACCTCAGCAAGGTTGCACACCGAGATCTCAAGTTAAGCAACTGCCTGTTGATGCTTGGCAAAGGAGGCAAAACGGAAGTGAGGATCGCCGATCTAGGTCGATCCAAAGACTTCAGCCTGCCGCCATCACTGCCCCCAGGTGATTACTACTTTGGGCGTGGAGACAATCAGTTCGCACCCCCTGAGTACCTCTGGTGCCAAGGAGGTTTCACCGAACAGGACTTCCGATGCGCGGATCTGTACGGCGTCGGCTCGCTTCTTGTTGAGCTGGCGACCGGCCATGGGATGACAGCCATCGCTATTGGTTCGTGGCAGGCCGCGCAGATGCAGGGCGTGCAGGATCACCGGATCAATTTCCGTCGCGACCTTTCGGCACTCAGGCCTAAATACCACCGCGCCATCGAGCACGTGGCACTGCAAATTCCAACGCAGATCCGGCGGGAAGCGGTGCAGCTGATTAGACAACTTTGTGATCCGGTTCCCTCGGAACGCTTGCCCAAGATTATGGGTAAACCTCCGAAAGATCCGGACGACGGTCTGCATTGGTTACTGAGAAGGGCCGACATTTTGATCGGCAATCTCACGGTTGACAGACGTAGATGGAAGTACTCACGTAAGGCAAGGAATATGAACGCATCATGA
- a CDS encoding type II toxin-antitoxin system RelE/ParE family toxin, with translation MILLDEVEQWFFSLDRETMAAVTGAIDLLELEGPTLGRPVVDKVNGSKFHSMKELRPAGTSIRVLFIFDPARQAILLLDGDKAGDWKRWYDRNIPIADARFESWLATEHGGQ, from the coding sequence GTGATCCTGCTCGACGAGGTCGAACAGTGGTTCTTCTCGCTCGACAGGGAGACGATGGCGGCGGTCACCGGTGCCATCGACCTGTTGGAGCTGGAGGGGCCGACACTGGGTCGGCCGGTCGTCGACAAGGTGAACGGCTCGAAGTTTCACAGCATGAAGGAGCTGCGCCCCGCCGGCACCAGCATCCGCGTCCTGTTCATCTTCGACCCGGCCCGGCAGGCGATCCTGCTCCTGGACGGCGACAAGGCAGGCGACTGGAAGCGCTGGTACGACAGGAACATTCCGATCGCGGATGCACGTTTCGAGAGCTGGCTGGCGACCGAGCACGGAGGGCAATGA
- a CDS encoding tyrosine-type recombinase/integrase → MFLLELTTGIRRGQICGLKWSAVDLDAGKVTVHDNRVVVGGQVVEKAGGKTRNADQTISIDKTTVGALRQWRAQQDTEREFFGAAYHPGDFVFTYPDGRPPHPDSIRQRFERLTARAGLSRITFHGLRHTYATGALRAGVSPKIVSGRIGHANIGFFLETYAHVLDNDDSEAAEQAAAFLLGDSWTGSDDAPANLPPHDIT, encoded by the coding sequence ATGTTCCTCTTGGAATTGACCACCGGGATCCGGCGGGGGCAGATCTGCGGACTCAAATGGTCGGCGGTCGATCTGGATGCCGGAAAGGTGACCGTGCACGACAACCGGGTGGTTGTCGGTGGCCAGGTCGTCGAGAAGGCAGGGGGCAAGACCCGCAACGCCGACCAGACCATCTCCATCGACAAGACGACGGTGGGTGCCCTGCGGCAGTGGCGCGCCCAACAGGACACCGAGCGGGAGTTCTTCGGCGCCGCCTACCACCCGGGTGACTTCGTGTTCACCTACCCCGACGGCCGTCCTCCACATCCGGATTCGATCCGCCAGCGCTTCGAACGTTTGACGGCCAGGGCTGGGTTGTCCCGCATCACGTTTCACGGTTTGCGCCACACCTACGCCACCGGCGCGCTGCGGGCCGGGGTAAGTCCGAAGATCGTCAGCGGGCGCATCGGTCACGCGAACATCGGCTTCTTCCTGGAGACCTACGCCCACGTGCTCGACAACGACGACAGCGAAGCGGCTGAGCAAGCCGCCGCCTTCCTGCTCGGTGACAGCTGGACCGGCAGCGACGATGCGCCGGCGAATCTCCCTCCGCACGATATAACGTAG
- a CDS encoding alpha/beta fold hydrolase has product MDEIHTNRRRDIRVKLVGQQGMPALTGQCCMAFGPTVHYERMTTTEPDLDPRPLIGALTHSPVQVGSPERWTMYVSHYDGHVRRLVVFIHGFIGQTVKTWLDFPSIDPTRPENVWWLESDLLFAGYESTKDTITGVAHRVREHLEEFYPNPARQLLVVNGHQARADVASRYDDLVLVGHSLGGVILRRALSDAAQVWVDEGRPPSRPILLDARNCMFSPASAGFRAGGFLGLLRAVPLWSGIEMVLRRSSAYTDLQPGSVVLDEIKRRTISFAPNQDPDFAALRANIAWASPDNVVYSERYETDFVDQSWDNTDHQSVCKPRAVLYNRPWAFVRTGGDG; this is encoded by the coding sequence GTGGACGAAATTCATACCAACCGGCGCAGGGATATCCGCGTGAAGCTCGTCGGGCAGCAGGGGATGCCCGCTCTTACGGGGCAATGCTGCATGGCCTTCGGTCCAACCGTGCACTATGAGCGAATGACAACGACGGAGCCCGACTTGGACCCTCGTCCGCTCATCGGGGCGCTCACACACTCCCCGGTGCAAGTCGGGTCACCGGAACGCTGGACGATGTATGTATCGCATTACGACGGACATGTGCGAAGGCTTGTGGTGTTCATCCACGGGTTCATCGGGCAAACAGTGAAAACCTGGCTCGATTTTCCTAGCATCGATCCGACGCGCCCCGAGAATGTCTGGTGGCTTGAATCCGACCTGCTCTTCGCTGGATACGAGTCCACGAAAGACACAATTACGGGTGTGGCTCACCGGGTTAGAGAACATCTCGAAGAGTTCTATCCCAATCCTGCTCGCCAGCTGCTTGTAGTCAACGGACACCAAGCGAGGGCGGACGTCGCCTCCCGCTACGACGATCTAGTTCTGGTAGGCCATTCCCTTGGTGGTGTCATCCTCCGCCGGGCGCTTAGCGATGCTGCGCAAGTCTGGGTGGACGAAGGCCGGCCGCCTTCGCGCCCCATCTTGCTCGACGCCCGAAACTGCATGTTCAGCCCAGCCAGTGCAGGATTTCGCGCAGGCGGATTTCTCGGATTGTTGCGGGCAGTGCCGTTGTGGAGTGGCATTGAGATGGTCCTCAGGCGGTCGTCCGCGTACACCGATCTGCAACCTGGTTCGGTGGTACTAGATGAGATCAAGCGTCGCACAATAAGTTTCGCCCCTAATCAGGACCCGGACTTCGCGGCCCTCAGGGCCAATATCGCGTGGGCCAGCCCCGACAACGTGGTCTACTCAGAACGGTACGAGACGGACTTTGTCGACCAGTCATGGGATAACACCGATCACCAATCGGTCTGCAAGCCACGCGCAGTGCTGTACAACCGTCCGTGGGCCTTCGTGCGAACAGGAGGCGACGGTTAA
- a CDS encoding WXG100 family type VII secretion target, with product MSLRVNIESLATSGTQIAGHGEDVAAKHAAAASRIDSARAGWQGASALAMSALSEQWLASTSALLTRLSDHAQALHTSALGFGEMEQRHSQKLEQPAQAANVIASQTDL from the coding sequence ATGTCGCTTCGGGTCAATATCGAATCGTTAGCGACCTCGGGCACGCAGATCGCCGGCCACGGCGAGGACGTGGCCGCGAAGCATGCGGCAGCAGCCAGCCGGATCGACTCTGCCCGGGCTGGCTGGCAGGGTGCCTCCGCGCTGGCCATGAGCGCACTCTCCGAACAGTGGCTGGCCTCGACCAGTGCGCTGCTGACCCGTCTGAGCGACCATGCCCAAGCACTCCACACCAGTGCTCTGGGGTTCGGCGAGATGGAGCAGCGCCATAGCCAGAAGTTGGAACAGCCAGCGCAGGCCGCGAACGTGATTGCCAGCCAGACGGACCTCTGA
- a CDS encoding helix-turn-helix domain-containing protein, whose amino-acid sequence MTMARNWRDIRADAIAQGALDAERAGAAREEMREAVQAHRLAEIRKALGHTRQADVAALMGVSQARVSKLESGDLSHTELGTLQAYVAALGGQLRIVAEFGDDTVELTA is encoded by the coding sequence ATGACCATGGCGCGCAACTGGCGGGACATCCGCGCGGACGCGATCGCGCAGGGTGCCTTGGATGCCGAGCGGGCCGGTGCGGCGCGTGAGGAGATGCGTGAGGCCGTCCAGGCGCACCGCCTGGCCGAGATCCGCAAGGCGCTGGGTCACACCCGCCAGGCAGACGTTGCAGCTCTCATGGGCGTCTCTCAGGCCCGCGTCTCCAAGCTGGAGAGCGGCGACCTGTCGCACACCGAGTTGGGCACGCTTCAGGCGTACGTCGCCGCGCTCGGTGGACAGCTTCGGATCGTGGCCGAATTCGGTGACGACACCGTCGAACTCACCGCCTGA
- a CDS encoding helix-turn-helix domain-containing protein, producing MPSTPSTANLLRDLRRREGRSLRSAAADIGVAPSQLSRLERGQRGMGPEISDKLASYYGVPADVISIARGEVPADVVEIILSNPEAITELRRRYGPASSASGE from the coding sequence ATGCCGTCCACACCCAGCACCGCGAATCTTCTGCGCGACCTTCGTCGTCGCGAAGGGCGTTCGTTGCGAAGTGCGGCGGCCGATATTGGAGTTGCACCGTCGCAGCTGTCTCGGCTGGAACGAGGGCAGCGAGGGATGGGTCCTGAGATCTCGGACAAGCTCGCGAGCTACTACGGCGTACCCGCAGACGTCATAAGCATTGCGCGCGGCGAAGTTCCAGCCGACGTTGTGGAGATCATCTTGAGTAACCCTGAGGCCATCACTGAACTTCGTCGACGCTATGGACCCGCGTCGTCAGCCAGCGGTGAGTAA
- the mobF gene encoding MobF family relaxase, with translation MLAIAKLSAWSINYYNDTARAAVDAQKASGGLGEYYTEHDTRTPVWLCAGDARRAAELVGLSDLERVGGEADPDVVKNWLVGGKAPNGASGRGFRNGSVHGFDLTFCAPKSVSLIRAIRADDVTDKAIADAHATAISEAMEYLATHAGYTRVHNPATGEKDLVRLPGLVAIAYQHETSRAGDPHLHTHVIVPNRQARGDGRLVSIDGTSLYHEAKAAGVIYQATLRRELHRSMGYEWLPVDPSTGMAEVAGIDPSSITAWSQRSSQLREWAAGNLAVNESREPTSSQLAAAQKATRPTKPEQLGWTELRAGWRTDERGLGIDGAAHRRARRNRMAASGPRFDRHRIADAAATIEKAAFTRADLVEVIGAQLPVDTARSPRELVEEAVDEIAVRLTAPREAHQREGHERFTLDLILAEEAAVLDLVDAHDPRSILSGLPDDIDGLSPDQQRAVVNIAVSPWLVQPLSAPAGAGKTTSMRALVAMAHRGRGSRVLVLAPTGNAVDVAVREGAGDTGYTIAKAVRDIDSQRLILSPRDLVIVDEAGMVGTDDLRRLLIATTTTGVKTVLVGDQHQLAPVKARGGMFAQLCTDLPWTQKLSEVWRMRDPEERSASLALRDGGPDPLRRAIEWYRKNHRLHAGDEVAMASAALTAYRCDIAAGKDSLLICDTKEMADAVNQRIHIETIDPNALAVAAARGHQIAVDDLVISRRNDPTIGVFDATDTTKHADPVRNGNRWRVYAIDPDGQRIAARRVSDGACTVFTGDYLREHITHGYAVTVHSAQGATADTTHAVLSENITRAVFYVAISRGRDANTAYFTEQLGTDQKAGPYSQPVPDNASRDPSRHAAQLVRRIVANDRDQARTAHDIAAEAPGDSVGLGHVSALQSRRLRQTSDRRFALQDWQRRRSGDTSEVQRGKSQSGQTTLDDGVEL, from the coding sequence ATGTTGGCGATTGCCAAGCTGTCGGCCTGGTCGATCAACTACTACAACGACACCGCCCGCGCGGCCGTCGACGCCCAGAAGGCCAGCGGTGGGCTGGGGGAGTACTACACCGAACACGACACCCGCACCCCAGTCTGGTTGTGCGCCGGCGACGCTCGCCGCGCGGCCGAACTCGTCGGCTTATCGGATCTGGAACGGGTAGGCGGCGAGGCCGATCCCGACGTCGTCAAGAACTGGCTCGTCGGCGGTAAAGCGCCCAACGGCGCATCCGGTCGCGGGTTCCGCAACGGGAGCGTGCACGGCTTCGATCTGACGTTCTGTGCACCGAAGTCGGTGTCATTGATCCGCGCAATCCGCGCCGACGACGTGACGGATAAAGCGATCGCTGACGCCCACGCGACCGCCATCTCCGAGGCCATGGAATATCTTGCGACTCATGCCGGATACACCCGCGTGCACAACCCGGCGACGGGGGAGAAAGACCTCGTTCGACTCCCCGGCTTGGTGGCGATCGCCTACCAGCACGAGACCTCCCGGGCGGGTGATCCGCACCTGCACACTCACGTCATCGTGCCCAACCGCCAAGCCCGCGGCGACGGTCGATTGGTGTCGATCGATGGCACGTCGCTGTATCACGAAGCCAAGGCCGCCGGTGTCATCTATCAGGCCACGCTGCGCCGCGAACTACACCGATCAATGGGCTACGAATGGCTGCCCGTCGACCCGTCAACGGGCATGGCCGAAGTCGCCGGCATCGACCCGAGCAGCATCACCGCATGGTCGCAACGCTCATCGCAATTGCGTGAGTGGGCAGCCGGAAATCTTGCGGTGAACGAGAGCCGCGAGCCGACCTCATCGCAGCTTGCGGCGGCTCAAAAGGCCACTCGTCCAACGAAGCCTGAACAACTCGGTTGGACGGAATTGCGGGCCGGCTGGCGCACCGACGAGCGCGGCCTTGGCATCGATGGCGCGGCGCACCGTCGGGCCCGCCGCAACCGCATGGCAGCGAGCGGACCGCGGTTCGATCGGCACCGGATCGCCGATGCTGCTGCCACGATCGAGAAGGCCGCGTTCACCCGCGCCGACCTTGTCGAGGTTATCGGCGCCCAACTTCCTGTCGATACCGCACGCTCGCCACGCGAGCTGGTCGAGGAAGCCGTCGATGAGATTGCAGTGCGACTGACTGCCCCACGCGAAGCGCATCAAAGGGAGGGCCATGAGCGGTTCACTCTAGATCTGATTTTGGCCGAGGAAGCCGCGGTGCTCGATCTCGTCGACGCACACGATCCGCGGTCAATTCTGTCGGGTCTGCCTGACGACATTGACGGGTTATCGCCGGATCAGCAACGTGCGGTGGTGAATATCGCGGTTTCACCGTGGTTGGTGCAACCACTGAGCGCGCCTGCCGGAGCCGGGAAGACCACGTCTATGCGGGCTCTGGTCGCGATGGCGCATCGCGGCCGCGGTAGCCGGGTCCTGGTGTTGGCGCCGACAGGCAACGCAGTCGATGTCGCGGTCCGCGAAGGCGCCGGAGACACGGGCTACACCATCGCCAAAGCTGTTCGCGACATCGACAGTCAACGCCTAATTCTGAGCCCGAGGGATCTCGTTATCGTCGATGAAGCAGGCATGGTCGGCACCGACGATCTACGCCGCCTGCTTATCGCCACCACGACCACCGGAGTCAAGACGGTCCTGGTCGGTGACCAGCATCAGCTCGCTCCAGTCAAGGCCCGCGGCGGCATGTTCGCCCAACTGTGCACCGACCTGCCGTGGACGCAGAAATTGTCCGAAGTGTGGCGGATGCGCGACCCCGAGGAACGGAGCGCCTCACTCGCACTGCGCGACGGCGGCCCGGACCCACTGCGCCGCGCGATCGAGTGGTATCGCAAGAACCATCGTCTCCATGCCGGAGATGAAGTCGCTATGGCCAGTGCTGCTTTGACTGCATACCGATGCGACATCGCGGCGGGCAAAGACAGCCTCTTGATCTGCGATACCAAGGAGATGGCCGACGCCGTGAACCAACGCATCCACATCGAGACCATTGACCCGAACGCACTAGCCGTGGCCGCTGCACGGGGGCATCAGATCGCGGTTGACGACCTGGTCATCAGCCGCCGCAACGACCCAACAATCGGCGTCTTCGATGCCACGGACACGACGAAGCATGCCGACCCAGTGCGTAACGGAAACCGTTGGCGCGTCTACGCGATCGACCCTGACGGTCAGCGAATCGCCGCCCGCCGCGTCAGCGACGGCGCTTGCACTGTCTTCACTGGCGACTACTTACGCGAGCACATCACCCACGGGTATGCCGTCACTGTCCACTCTGCACAAGGCGCCACTGCCGACACCACCCACGCCGTGCTAAGTGAAAACATCACCCGCGCAGTGTTTTACGTCGCGATAAGTCGAGGACGCGACGCGAACACTGCATATTTCACCGAGCAGCTCGGCACTGACCAGAAGGCAGGTCCCTACTCGCAACCGGTGCCCGACAATGCGTCCCGTGACCCGAGTCGACATGCCGCTCAACTCGTTCGCCGAATCGTTGCCAACGACAGAGATCAAGCCCGCACTGCGCATGACATAGCAGCGGAGGCGCCTGGCGACTCGGTGGGTCTCGGCCACGTTTCTGCGCTGCAGTCTCGACGGCTTCGGCAGACCTCTGACCGCAGGTTTGCGCTACAGGACTGGCAACGCAGGCGCTCGGGAGACACAAGCGAGGTCCAACGCGGGAAGAGCCAGAGTGGGCAAACGACACTCGACGACGGGGTCGAGCTCTAG
- a CDS encoding tetratricopeptide repeat protein, which translates to MTVLGAGEAVRPKDEAVTGKANPVRPGDVSVPDLAAVADKRQPTTTRKSLAAKLLADATRAHERALRRVDLVRSSNTLAALAQSHAALGNDEEALSAAREALELGFRTEEGCAAAWVDPSSVRIATEILTRYGHAESAYEALRRAPVPPSLCLTFASVAAALDKPEEALSTLAPYDNWAVRAFRGYVYASSGEFPKAIGELRRALRDEPNDTDSLLNLAISLWGVGATKKACRIALRATRSAPGRKDASLFYLDLLLDSSDVDRLKHEISLLEDRKVVPDARFLEIQGRALLLRGEWTKAITKLASAGDEAEREGDEATEGRVRSNLVRIKHMHGRLNHAQAAEQLEALVLRFPGNDIVAVNFAEVAGRRRDASVLRRTLSEIEDSTSPARLAYLRHQIAALEGDNGAAAIAAEEWFNLESDNPMAASAAMTAIGIFQGDWPKAIAIAEYALEHFPGQHSIINHSAYVLAMGGRAREAIEIIEAAPEQAERDFVLNATLGLAHLANGDIDQGMRIYRDAADEAEKAKPVWRSLMTIYQGLIVRQLGLDKTTPTRLIDALALVPVPLPEDWEDRPDYLRLQSVCEKNRYPWPPNL; encoded by the coding sequence ATGACTGTTCTCGGAGCTGGTGAAGCGGTGCGTCCCAAGGATGAGGCAGTCACAGGGAAGGCCAATCCTGTGCGCCCCGGCGACGTGTCCGTTCCCGATTTGGCCGCTGTAGCCGACAAACGTCAGCCAACGACGACGCGAAAGAGCCTGGCAGCGAAACTGCTTGCCGATGCCACACGTGCCCATGAACGCGCGCTGCGACGCGTTGATCTGGTGCGTAGCTCGAACACGCTTGCAGCTTTAGCGCAGTCTCACGCAGCGCTTGGCAACGATGAGGAGGCCCTGAGCGCTGCACGTGAAGCACTCGAGTTGGGTTTCAGGACGGAGGAAGGCTGCGCTGCTGCTTGGGTGGACCCATCATCCGTCCGTATCGCCACCGAGATCCTCACTCGGTACGGCCACGCTGAGTCGGCATATGAGGCACTGCGACGTGCTCCCGTACCGCCCTCTCTCTGCCTAACTTTCGCTTCTGTCGCGGCCGCACTAGATAAGCCTGAGGAGGCACTGAGTACGCTCGCCCCCTATGACAACTGGGCGGTGAGAGCGTTTCGCGGCTATGTATACGCCTCGTCTGGAGAGTTTCCCAAGGCTATAGGTGAACTGCGGCGAGCACTTCGTGACGAACCTAATGACACCGACTCTCTGCTCAATTTGGCTATTTCCTTGTGGGGTGTTGGTGCGACGAAGAAGGCGTGCCGCATCGCTCTGCGGGCAACACGCTCTGCGCCTGGCAGGAAAGATGCCTCCCTGTTCTATCTTGATCTTCTTCTCGATTCGAGTGACGTTGATCGTCTCAAGCATGAGATTTCACTGCTTGAAGATCGGAAAGTAGTTCCAGATGCGAGATTCCTGGAAATCCAAGGGCGGGCGTTGCTTCTTAGGGGCGAGTGGACCAAAGCGATCACCAAGTTGGCGTCAGCCGGCGATGAGGCTGAACGCGAAGGCGATGAGGCCACCGAAGGTCGAGTGCGGTCTAATCTAGTTCGCATTAAACACATGCACGGCCGCCTGAACCACGCACAGGCTGCGGAGCAGTTAGAGGCCTTGGTTTTGCGATTCCCAGGCAACGACATCGTGGCAGTGAACTTCGCTGAAGTTGCCGGACGGCGCCGTGACGCCTCCGTGCTTCGTAGAACTTTGTCTGAGATTGAAGACAGCACCTCGCCAGCTCGGCTCGCTTACCTTCGGCACCAGATTGCGGCGTTAGAGGGCGACAACGGTGCCGCCGCTATTGCCGCCGAGGAATGGTTTAACCTGGAATCCGACAATCCCATGGCAGCCTCTGCTGCGATGACCGCAATTGGAATTTTCCAGGGGGATTGGCCCAAGGCAATTGCCATAGCGGAGTACGCGCTTGAGCATTTCCCGGGCCAGCACTCAATCATTAATCACTCGGCCTATGTGCTAGCGATGGGTGGGCGTGCCAGGGAAGCGATTGAGATTATTGAAGCTGCTCCGGAACAAGCCGAACGTGACTTCGTACTGAACGCAACCCTTGGGCTGGCGCACTTGGCTAATGGCGACATCGATCAGGGAATGCGGATCTATCGGGATGCTGCCGATGAGGCGGAGAAGGCAAAGCCGGTGTGGCGCAGCCTAATGACTATTTATCAGGGCCTCATTGTCCGTCAGCTCGGCCTCGATAAAACCACCCCTACGCGACTCATCGACGCATTGGCTTTGGTCCCAGTCCCCCTCCCGGAGGATTGGGAAGATCGCCCAGACTACCTTCGTCTCCAGTCGGTCTGTGAAAAAAACAGGTATCCATGGCCACCCAATCTGTAG